A genomic region of Streptosporangium lutulentum contains the following coding sequences:
- the lipB gene encoding lipoyl(octanoyl) transferase LipB: MSELAIVRLGVDFPYEQAWDLQRRIHARRAADEIPDTCLMLEHAPVYTAGKRTAPHERPSDGTPVIDVDRGGRITWHGPGQLVGYPIIRLGGRLDVTSYVRILEETLIHVCADFGVQVDRVEGRGGVWVAGDPSHGLPDRKLGAVGIRIAGGVTMHGFALNCSNDPSWYNRIVPCGISDAGVSSLSAETGRRIVVDEVMPYAEKHLAEALEAQAFELPEEDLFRR; the protein is encoded by the coding sequence GTGAGTGAGCTGGCGATCGTCCGTCTTGGCGTTGACTTCCCCTACGAGCAGGCCTGGGATCTTCAGCGGCGGATTCACGCCCGCCGGGCCGCCGATGAGATCCCCGACACCTGCCTGATGCTCGAACACGCGCCGGTCTACACGGCGGGCAAACGCACCGCCCCGCACGAGCGGCCCTCCGACGGCACCCCCGTCATCGACGTCGACCGGGGTGGCCGGATCACCTGGCACGGTCCAGGCCAGCTGGTCGGCTATCCGATCATCAGGCTCGGAGGGCGGCTCGACGTGACCTCCTACGTCCGGATCCTGGAGGAGACGCTCATCCACGTCTGCGCCGACTTCGGGGTGCAGGTGGACCGGGTGGAGGGCCGCGGCGGCGTCTGGGTGGCCGGCGACCCCTCGCACGGCCTCCCCGACAGGAAGCTCGGCGCGGTCGGCATCAGGATCGCGGGAGGCGTCACGATGCACGGGTTCGCGCTCAACTGCTCCAACGACCCGAGCTGGTACAACCGGATCGTCCCGTGCGGGATCAGCGACGCCGGGGTCTCCTCGCTGTCGGCCGAGACCGGCCGCCGGATCGTGGTCGACGAGGTCATGCCGTACGCGGAGAAGCACCTGGCGGAGGCGCTTGAGGCACAGGCCTTCGAGCTCCCGGAGGAAGACCTCTTCCGGCGCTGA
- the lipA gene encoding lipoyl synthase: MTVAPEGRKLLRLEVRNAETPIEKKPEWIKTKYRTGPNHTELRALVKREGLHTVCQEAGCPNISECWEDREATFLIGGDQCTRRCDFCQIDTGKPKEYDTDEPRRVADSVRQMGLNYATVTGVARDDLPDGGAWLYAETARQIHALLPGCGVELLVPDFNGDQDQLEEVFSAKPEVFAHNIETVPRIFKRIRPAFRYERSLEVITKARQAGLVTKSNLILGMGEEREEIVQAMRDLHEAGCDLLTVTQYLRPTPRHHPVERWVKPEEFVELQKEAEAIGFAGVLSGPLVRSSYRAGRLYKQAIEARQHA, encoded by the coding sequence ATGACCGTTGCCCCTGAAGGCCGGAAGCTCCTCCGGCTGGAGGTCCGCAACGCGGAGACCCCCATCGAGAAGAAGCCCGAGTGGATCAAGACCAAGTACCGGACCGGTCCCAATCACACCGAGCTGAGGGCGCTGGTCAAACGCGAGGGCCTGCATACCGTCTGCCAGGAAGCCGGATGTCCCAACATCTCCGAGTGCTGGGAGGACCGCGAGGCCACCTTCCTCATCGGCGGTGACCAGTGCACCCGGCGGTGTGACTTCTGCCAGATCGACACGGGCAAGCCCAAGGAGTACGACACCGACGAGCCGCGCCGCGTGGCCGACTCGGTGCGGCAGATGGGTCTCAACTACGCGACCGTGACCGGGGTCGCCCGTGACGACCTGCCCGACGGCGGCGCCTGGCTGTACGCCGAGACCGCGCGTCAGATCCACGCGCTGCTTCCCGGCTGCGGCGTCGAGCTGCTGGTGCCCGACTTCAACGGCGACCAGGACCAGCTTGAGGAGGTCTTCTCCGCCAAGCCCGAGGTGTTCGCGCACAACATCGAGACCGTGCCGCGGATCTTCAAGCGCATCCGGCCCGCGTTCCGTTACGAGCGGTCCCTGGAAGTGATCACCAAGGCCCGTCAGGCGGGCCTGGTGACCAAGTCGAACCTGATCCTCGGCATGGGCGAGGAGCGCGAGGAGATCGTCCAGGCCATGCGCGACCTCCACGAGGCCGGATGCGACCTGCTGACCGTGACCCAGTACCTGCGCCCCACCCCGCGCCACCATCCCGTGGAGCGCTGGGTGAAGCCCGAGGAGTTCGTGGAACTTCAGAAGGAGGCCGAGGCCATCGGTTTCGCCGGAGTCCTGTCCGGCCCGCTGGTCCGTTCCTCCTACCGGGCAGGCCGCCTCTACAAGCAGGCCATCGAGGCTCGTCAGCACGCCTGA
- a CDS encoding DUF4191 domain-containing protein, with amino-acid sequence MAKKPADSERPGRIKQLGMIAKIIKEANPKGMPIVYASALGTLVVCVVIGLVTGLIWYLLFLGVMLALTVGLVVFGQLAQKAQYSMLHGQVGAAAAILQGMRGNWEVTPAVAVTRDQDIVHRVVGFPGIILVSEGPGSRVQKMLVAEKKRVQRVALDVPVYDIQCGDGDGQIPLGKLQRHIMKLPRNLKKPAVYEINNRLKALPQTLPMPKGPLPRGARMPRPKMR; translated from the coding sequence ATGGCCAAAAAGCCCGCAGATTCAGAGCGCCCGGGGCGCATCAAGCAGCTCGGCATGATCGCGAAGATCATCAAGGAAGCCAACCCCAAGGGGATGCCGATCGTCTACGCATCGGCGCTCGGCACGCTTGTGGTGTGCGTCGTCATCGGCCTGGTCACGGGCTTGATCTGGTACTTGCTCTTCCTGGGGGTCATGCTGGCCCTCACCGTCGGGCTGGTGGTGTTCGGCCAGCTCGCCCAGAAGGCCCAGTACTCCATGTTGCACGGCCAGGTGGGCGCCGCCGCGGCGATTTTGCAGGGCATGCGCGGCAACTGGGAGGTCACCCCGGCCGTCGCGGTCACCCGCGACCAGGACATCGTGCACCGCGTGGTCGGCTTCCCCGGCATCATCCTCGTCTCCGAGGGACCGGGCAGCCGCGTGCAGAAGATGCTGGTCGCCGAGAAGAAGCGCGTCCAGCGAGTCGCCCTCGACGTCCCCGTCTACGACATCCAGTGCGGTGACGGCGACGGGCAGATCCCCCTGGGCAAGCTGCAGCGGCACATCATGAAGCTGCCCCGCAACCTCAAGAAGCCCGCCGTCTACGAGATCAACAACCGGCTCAAGGCCCTTCCGCAGACCCTGCCGATGCCCAAGGGCCCGCTGCCGCGCGGCGCCAGGATGCCCCGGCCGAAGATGCGCTGA
- a CDS encoding class I SAM-dependent methyltransferase, whose protein sequence is MSLAGIGRHRVDAAATSRANRGWWDGAADEYQAEHGEFLRDSGFVWCPEGLDEADAHLLGDVTGKDILEIGCGAGQCGRWLAGRGARVAAFDLSFRQLQHSRRIDADAGSALPVVQADAEALPFADASFDLACSAFGALPFVADARAVLAETRRVLRPEGRLVFSVSHPVRWAFPDDPGPGGLTADRSYFDRSPYVETGDDGQPVYVEHHRTMADWIGHITASGLTLTALTEPEWPKDHDREWGGWSPLRGRYLPGTAIFTCVR, encoded by the coding sequence ATGAGTCTCGCAGGGATCGGCCGTCACCGAGTGGACGCCGCGGCCACCTCGCGGGCCAACCGCGGCTGGTGGGACGGCGCCGCGGACGAATACCAGGCGGAGCACGGGGAGTTCCTGCGTGACTCCGGTTTCGTCTGGTGCCCCGAAGGCCTCGACGAGGCCGACGCCCACCTGCTGGGCGACGTCACCGGCAAGGACATCCTGGAGATCGGCTGCGGCGCGGGACAGTGCGGTCGATGGCTGGCCGGCAGGGGGGCCAGGGTGGCCGCCTTCGACCTGTCCTTCCGCCAGCTCCAGCACTCCCGCCGGATCGACGCCGACGCCGGCTCCGCGCTCCCGGTGGTCCAGGCGGACGCGGAGGCCCTGCCCTTCGCCGACGCGTCGTTCGACCTGGCCTGCTCGGCGTTCGGCGCGCTGCCGTTCGTCGCCGACGCGCGGGCCGTTCTCGCCGAGACCCGCCGGGTGCTGCGCCCGGAGGGCCGCCTGGTCTTCTCGGTGAGCCATCCGGTCCGCTGGGCCTTTCCCGACGACCCGGGTCCCGGCGGGCTGACCGCCGACCGCTCCTACTTCGACCGCTCGCCGTACGTGGAGACGGGCGACGACGGACAGCCCGTCTACGTGGAGCACCACCGCACGATGGCGGACTGGATCGGGCACATCACCGCGTCGGGGCTGACCCTCACGGCGCTGACCGAGCCGGAGTGGCCGAAGGACCACGACCGCGAATGGGGCGGCTGGAGCCCGCTGCGCGGCCGCTACCTGCCCGGCACCGCGATCTTCACCTGCGTGAGGTAG